In Arachis stenosperma cultivar V10309 chromosome 1, arast.V10309.gnm1.PFL2, whole genome shotgun sequence, one DNA window encodes the following:
- the LOC130941045 gene encoding ras-related protein RABH1b-like, producing MAGVSVSALAKYKLVFLGDQSVGKTSIITRFMYDKFDNTYQATIGIDFLSKTMYLEDRTIRLQLWDTAGQERFRSLIPSYIRDSSVAVIVYDVASRQTFLNTVKWIEEVRSERGNDVILVLVGNKTDLLDKRQVSTEDGEEKARELNVMFIEASAKAGFNIKALFRKIAAALPGMETLSSSKQDDMVDVNLKTSGGNDSQAEGGCC from the exons ATGGCGGGAGTGTCAGTGTCCGCTCTTGCGAAatacaagcttgtgttcttaggtGATCAGTCCGTCGGAAAAACCAGCATCATTACCCGATTCATGTACGACAAATTCGACAACACCTACCAG GCTACAATTGGTATTGATTTTCTATCAAAAACTATGTATCTTGAAGATCGAACCATTCGGCTGCAGTTGTG GGATACTGCTGGACAAGAACGATTCAGAAGTCTTATTCCAAGCTACATTAGAGATTCATCTGTTGCTGTCATCGTCTATGATGTTGCAA GCCGTCAGACGTTCCTAAACACAGTAAAGTGGATCGAGGAGGTGCGCAGTGAAAGAGGCAATGATGTTATTCTTGTTCTTGTTGGCAACAAAACTGACCTTTTGGACAAGAG GCAGGTCTCTACAGAGGACGGGGAAGAAAAGGCACGTGAGCTAAATGTTATGTTTATTGAAGCTAGTGCAAAAGCTGGTTTTAACATAAAG GCTCTCTTTCGCAAAATTGCTGCTGCGTTACCCGGAATGGAAACATTATCTTCCTCGAAACAAGATGATATGGTCGATGTCAACCTTAAAACTTCTGGTGGTAATGATTCTCAAGCTGAGGGTGGTTGTTGTTGA